The following nucleotide sequence is from Petrotoga sp. 9PW.55.5.1.
TATGAAAGCAAAACCAAAAGTTATTGTGGCTGGAGGAAGTGCTTACTCAAGGATAATAGATTTTAAAAGATTTAGAGAAATCGCAGATAAAGTTGGGGCATTTTTAGTAGTTGATATGGCCCATTTTGCTGGTTTAGTTGCAGCAGGAATTCATCCTAATCCTGTAGAATATGCACATGTTGTAACTTCAACAACTCATAAAACTTTAAGAGGTCCAAGAGGTGGATTGATCTTAACAAATGATAATGAAATTTATAAAAAAGTCAACAAAACTATTTTCCCAGGAATACAGGGAGGACCCTTAGAACATATAATAGCAGCTAAAGCTGTAGCATTTAAAGAAGCAATGAGCGATGAATTCAAAGAATATCAAAAACAAGTCGTTAAAAACGCTAAAACTTTAAGTAAAGAATTTGAAGAAAATAATTTAAGGGTAGTTTCTGGAGGAACGGACACACACTTATTTTTATTGGATTTATCAGAATTAAAAATTACTGGAAAAGCACTTGAAACTGCTTTAGGTACCTGCAATATCACTGTAAATAAAAATACCGTTCCTAAAGAAAAACTTTCTCCATTTGTTACAAGTGGTATAAGGATTGGAACTCCCGCTGTTACTACTAGAGGAATGAAAGAAGAAGAAATGAAAGAAATCGCAAGCTTAATTATTAGAGTTTCTGAAAATGTGAAGGATGAGGAAGGGAACATAGATCTAGACCTAGCAAACAAGATAAAAAAAGATGTGTTAGCTCTTTGTGAACGTTTCCCTATGTATTATGACTTAAT
It contains:
- the glyA gene encoding serine hydroxymethyltransferase — translated: MWHNLKKSDTEVYEILQKELKRQELGLELIASENYASKSVMEAAGSIFTNKYAEGYPKRRYYGGCEFIDEVETLARNRAKELFKAKYANVQPHSGSQANMGVYLALMEPGDTLMGMSLSHGGHLTHGAPVNFSGRLFNVVSYGVGEETETIDYDEVEELAMKAKPKVIVAGGSAYSRIIDFKRFREIADKVGAFLVVDMAHFAGLVAAGIHPNPVEYAHVVTSTTHKTLRGPRGGLILTNDNEIYKKVNKTIFPGIQGGPLEHIIAAKAVAFKEAMSDEFKEYQKQVVKNAKTLSKEFEENNLRVVSGGTDTHLFLLDLSELKITGKALETALGTCNITVNKNTVPKEKLSPFVTSGIRIGTPAVTTRGMKEEEMKEIASLIIRVSENVKDEEGNIDLDLANKIKKDVLALCERFPMYYDLME